The genomic window GGCGCATTTTCCGCAGCTCTTTCCGGATGAATTAACTTTATGGCACCTGTTTTACATTTGTCAATTGGAATTTTACTCAGATCAAGCTTATCATAATTTATTTCAGGTAAAAAGACTCGCATCTCAATTCCGCCATCTGATTTACGGGCGCATATTCCGCAGCCAAAACAAGCAACGTTACAAACTTCTTTTGCTCTTTTAGGATCATCGTGATTTTTACAGAATACAAATAATTCTCTGTCTTCGGGATGAATTTCAATTACTCCACGTGGGCAAGCTTCAACACATTGCCCGCAACCTGTACAAAGCTCTTCTACAACAACGGGCAAACCATTTTCATTCATAAATATTGCACCAAACTGACAAGCATCAACACAATCACCGCCACCTAGACAACCATACAAACACATTTTATCTCCACCCGCAACAATTGTTTTTACAGAGCAGCTTTGTGGACCAAGATATTCAACTCCTTCTTTTGTAACAGCTTCAATATTGCCGCCGTTACACAGAATTCTTGCAACAAGCTTAATACTTGCGGAACTTTCCATTCCCATTATTCTGGCAATTTCATCCACAACATCTTGTCCGCCAACAGGGCATCCAGTTATTTTTGATTCACCGTTAACAACTTTAACTGCAAAATCATAACAACCTGCATTACCACAAGCACCGCAGTTTGCGTTTGGAAGAATATCATTTATTTCAGCAATTTTAGGATTTTCTTCAACACGCAATTTTTTGTCTGCAAAGGCAAGGGCGCCGGCAAAGATAAATCCCAGTCCGCCCATAGTGGCTATTGCAATTATTAATGTATAATCCATTTTAGTTTCCTTCTGCTTTGTCATGCTGAACTTGGTTCAGCATCTTTCAAATCATCAAAGATCCCGGAAACAAGTTCGGGATGACCCCTAAGTAATTACATTAAAAACTTTTTAAACCCAGTCGAGTAAAATATTTTCCTTCAGAATCAATTATCATTCCTTCGGTATCTATTAGACTTTCTATCAACTTCATTCCTTGATTTTTTCCCATCACAAAAACTGCAGTCGCAAGTGCATCTGCGAAAGCGTTAGATTTACTTATTATCGTTACACTCTGCAATCCTTTTGAGGGATAACCAGTTTTAGGATCAAGTATGTGATGATAACGAATCCCATCTTTTCAAAATACTGTTCATAATCTCCCGAAGTTGCAACTGTATAATTATTAAGTTTTAATTTTTTAATAATCGAATTTGTTTCTCTAGGATGTTGAATACCAACAACCCAATTATTACCAAGTGCGCTAATCTCACCGCCAGCATTTACAAGAGCTTCTTTTAATCCTGATTTTCTAAGAACATTCATTGCTTTATCAACAGCGTAACCTTTTGCAATCGCCCCAAAGTTTAGTCCAACTATTCCTGTTTTTATAACCTGGTTATTACCAACAGCTTTAATTTTCTGCCATCCACTTTTAATTAATGCCGAATCAATTTCTGATTGAGACGGCAAATGTGGATTATCAGAATCAAACCCCCAGGTCTTTGTGAGATCATCAAGACTTACATCAAAACATCCATCAGAAATTTTTGTGATTGAATCACAAAGAACAATTAAACTAAAGATCTCAGGATCAACAGAGATAATTGAATCTGTTGAATAATTTATTTTCCATACAGGGCTTTCTTCATTATAAGTTGTAAATAATTCATCTATTCGTTTTACTTCAGCAAATGCTTGTGTAATTGCATCTTCAGCTTTTTTTTTCGTCATCATCTCGGACTTGAATATCTACAACAGTTCCAAGAAGAATTTGAGTGCGTTTAATTGTTTTGGTTTCATTATCATTGTTCCTGGCAATGAAAAACCCAATAAAAAAAAGAACGATTACCAAAACACTATATGCAATTGCATTTTTCAAATTAGACTAAAACTACTTTCACTAATACTTTGTTTGGCGCACAAGCTATTACATTTCCAACTCCACTAGCAACAGTATGCTTACAAATTCCATGTCTGCAAGTTGAAGTATGAACTTGTGCAATTCCATTTTCTATCTTAAAACCTGTTTTACCTAGCGGACCATCAACAAAAACATTTTTATAATTTTTATTTAACGATATTCTATCAACCAAACCTCTTTCATTCTCAATTACAATTTCTTTTCTGTTTGATTTAAATATTGAAGAAATTAAATCTCTTTCATTGTACTCCGCTGTAAAGAAATATTGTGCTTTTTATTCTTTATATTTCTTCTGATGTTTTCTAATGCAGAAGTAAAATCATCTAAAGCATAAATAGAATTATTCCCATCGCTTACTATAACATCCGAATCAATTTGCTTGTCTAATCTTTTAATTCTGTAAATAATTGATCCATTATTAGAAAATGATTGTTTGTTTGCTTGTAAATCAAACCTATTGATTACTTCTCCAATTTTTGAATCAGAAATTACAATCGGCTGTGAATTACTTTTTACTTTATTCTTAAATACTGAAACAAGATTGTTTATTACTTGTTCGTCTGCTGGGATAAACCCGTGCATCGCATAATAAACAGATTTAGAATTACCATTTAACTTGCCTGTTGTGTATCCAGCACCGAGTGCAACAGAAGTTAGACCGGCAATCTTTAAAAAGTTTCTTCGTGATATCATTTTATCCTCAATAATAAATTCAGTTTAATAAGTCATGCTGAACTTGTTTCAGCATCTCAAAGATTTAAATAGACCCCGAAACAAGTTCGGGATGACTAAATAATTAAATCATTCCCGCAAAGCCCATAAAAGCTAGTGCAAGAATTCCAGCTACAATTAATGTAATCGGCGCACCCCGAAATGGTTTTGGAACATCTGCCAGATCAAGTTCTTCTCTTATTCCTGCCATAATTACCAAGGCAAGCGTAAATCCGGCCCCTGCGCCAAATCCAAAAATTACACTTTCTAAAAAGTCATAACTTCTCATTGATGCTAAAAGTGCTAAACCAAGAATTGCACAGTTAGTCGTTATCAATGGAAGAAAAATTCCAAGCGCTCTGTAAAGCGGCTGAGAAACTTTTTTGATCACCATCTCAACAAACTGAACAAGTGCGGCAATAACTAAAATGAAAGATGGAATTTGTAAAAATTCTAATTTGTACGGAACAAGAATCAAATTATAAAGAAGCCAGCTAACAATTGCCGTTAGTACCATTACAAATGTTGTGGCCATTCCCATTGAAATAGCGGAAGAAGTTTTGTTTGATACTCCGATGAACGGACAAATTCCAAGAAAGTATGATAGAACAAAGTTGTTAACTAATGCTGCTGAGATAAAAATTATTAGTAATTCCATTTTATACTCCAGCCTCTTTTAAAACTTCTTCTGTAATTTCTTCTCTTCCGGATCTTTTATATTGAGCAATTAAAGATTCACGTTCTAAATTTTTCTTTCTTTCGATAAACATATTCGCAAACCCCATCATCAAACCAAGAGTTAAAAATGCTCCAGCCGGTAAAATCATTATTAACCAGGGTTCAAATCCATTTGGTAAAACCTGAAAACCCATAATTGTTCTTGATCCGATTATTTCTCTAACACTTCCGAGCACAAAAAGTGAAATTAAAAATCCAGCGCCGTTTCCAAGCGCATCTAAAACTGATCTTAACGGATTATTTTTTGACGCAAAAGCTTCTGCTCTGCCTAGAATAATACAGTTTACAACTATAAGTGGAATGAAAGGACCGAGCGCTTTACTTAACTCCACAAACTGAGCTTTCATTACAAGATCTACAATTGTTACAAAGGTTGCTATGATAACAATGTATGATGCTATTCTAACCTGGTTAGGGATCCATTTTCGTACAAGCGAAATAAGCAAACTTGAAAATACAAGAACAAAAGTTGTGGCAAGCGCCATTGCAATTCCATTTATAGCTGAAACAGTAACAGCAAGTGTCGGACACATTCCAAGTATTTGCTTAAAAACTGGATTTGTTTCCCACAAGCCTTTTGTAAATTCTCTCAGGAGCGTTACTTGCTTTTTCATTTCGAGGCTCCTTTATTTTCAACCGCTTTCAATTTTGTAATTCCTTCGTTTACTATTGTAACAACAGCACGCGATGAAATTGTTGCCCCGGTTATTGATTGAACTTCATTTGGATTTGAAGGCTCAACGCCTTTTACTAATTTTATGAATGGGGTTGGTGTTAATCCTTTGTACTGATCTTTATATGGCGGCTCAAGAATTTTTGTTCCAAGCCCGGGTGTTTCTGATTGTTCAAGAACTTCGATGGAAGTGATTTTGTTTAAATCTTCAGCAAGACCAATCATCAATTTAATTTTACCTTGAAATCCATTTCCCGAATAAACGACTGAATATCCGACTGATGAATCTGCTTGATTAAAAACTTTATAAACTTCAAATCCTGAGTGTTTAATTTCTTCGTATCTTTTTCCATCAAGATGAACAAGATAAATAGCCCGTTCTGTTTCGGCTTTTTGATTAGCTGCGATCTTTGGTGCCGCCCAGTTATTAACCAGCGACAACGATCCGCCGGCAATGATTCCAATAATTGTCAGTGCTGCAACAATGTGAGTTACTTTCATTTCTTTTCCTCCTTAACAACTCCAAATATTCTTGGAGAGGTGTATCTGTTGATAAGAGGAACAAATCCGTTCATAAATAAAATTGAGTACATAACACCTTCGGGTAAGCCGCCGTAAATTCTTATTACTATTAGCACAAGTGAAATGCCTAATCCAAAAATCCACATACCTTTATTTGTAATTGGTGATGAAACCCAATCAGTTGCCATAAACATTGCACCAAAAAGAAAACTTCCTGCAAAGATGTGAAAAAGCGGAGAAGGGTTTTGCGGATTGATTAACCAGAATATTCCGCCAAATAAAAACATTCCGATTATCATTGAAAGAGGTATGCGCCAGTTTACAATTCCAACTGCTATTAAAAATATTCCACCAAGCAAAACAGCTATTGCAGATGTTTCACCAAGTGAACCGCCAATATTTCCAATCATTAAGGGAGTTTGTGCTGTTAAAATTTTATCAAACTTAAATGCGGCCAGCGGAGTTGCGCTTGTAACAGCATCAACAGCAAAGTTTGGCTGAGTCCAGGTTGTAATCTGTACAGGAAAAGCAGCTTGCAAAAAAGCTCTTCCTACTAAAGCAGGATTAAAAATATTATATCCCAATCCGCCAAAAATCTGCTTGCCTAATCCAATTGCAACAACGGAACCAATTGCAGTTGCTGATAAAGAAAAATTAGGCGGCAATGTTAAGGATAAAAGCAAACCTGTTAATGCTGCACTGCCATCAAACCAGGTAACTTGTTTTTTTCGTATTAATTGAATTGCGGCTTCTGTTCCAACAGAAAAAATCACAGCAGTGATCATTATTACAGCCTGGTAAATTCCAAAGAATACCAATGCTGATGCAATGCAGGGAACGAGTGCAAGATTAACAAACCACATCACTTTTGATGTTGACCACTTTGAATGCAAATGAGGTGATGTTGTTAAATCAAAGTGTACTGTTTTTTTTGTTTCTGTAATTGTAGCTGTTTCCATATTTTTTTTGATGTCATCACGAGTCCCGGGACAGCGGGAGGAAGTGATCTGTCATTATTTTAAATAACCTAATTTCATTTAAAGATTGCTTCACCGACTAAAGTCGGATTCGCATTGACTTACTTAGTTGCAGCTCTTTCCTTCTGCAAGTCTAAAACTTTTTGTTTGCCTAATCTTATCCACTGAACAAGAGGAATATTTGCCGGACAGGTGTAAGCACAAGTTCCACATTCCATACAAACCGTTACTCCTGCTCCTTCCGCATCTTCAAATCTGTTTAGTTGTGAATATCTAGCCAGCTTTGTCGGCATTAAATTTAATGGACAAGCGCCAACACACTGGCCGCATCGCAAGCAGGGCGTTTCCGGGTTTTCTGCAACTTCATCTTTTGTTAAAACTAAAATTCCAGATGTTGCTTTCATTACAGGTGCATGTAAATCGAACTGTGCAACGCCCATCATTGGGCCACCGACAACAATTTTTACTGCGTCTTCTGTTACTCCGCCGCAATAATCAATTACACTTTGAATTGAAGTACCAACAGGAACAATTAAATTTTTGGATTCAGTATCCCTTTTCCGGAAACTGTCAATGCTGCCGTAATTAAAACTTCGCTTTTAACTATGGCATCGTGGATAGCAATTGCAGTTCCGATATTTTGAATAACGGCACCAACATCCATAGGAAGTTTGCCCGGAGGAACTTCTTTACCTGTTACGGCTTTAATCAACATCTTTTCCGCGCCTTGCGGGTATTTTGTTTTTAATGATACAACTTCTAACCTGGGCTCAAACTTAATTTTGTTTGATAATAACTCAATCGCTTCTGGTTTGTTATTTTCAATTCCAATTACTCCGCGTTTAACATCAAGAGCTTTCATTATTAATTTTAATCCTGATATCAAATCATCCGGGCGTTCAATCATAAATCTGTAATCGCGGGTAAGATAAGGTTCACACTCACAGCCATTAAGAATCACCACATCAATTACTTTATCCTTAGGCGGAGTAAGTTTAACAGATGTTGGAAAAGCTGCGCCGCCCTGTCCAACAATTCCACAAAGTGCTACTCTTTCTCTAATTTCATCGGGAGTAATTGCTTCAGGATTAAGACTTGGTAAAAGAAATTCTTTGGTCATTGATTCAGATTCAATCGTTCCATTTCGTTTTATTACAATTGAATTCTTTGGAAATCCGCTTGATGTTTGTTCTTTGCCAACACTCATAACTTTCCCTGCAACAGAAGAATGAACAGGTGCAGAAATAAATCCCTCTGCACTAGCAACAAGCTGACCCGCAGTTACATCATCACCTTTTTTAACTTGAAGCAAAGCTTCCTTACCAAGATGCTGAGAAAGTGGAAGGATAATCTGATCGGGTAAAGGGAAACATTCAAACTTAAGATGCTCGGTTAGTCCTTTATATTCTTTGGGATGAACACCACCATGAAACGTTTTTGAACTCATAAACAATCAATTCTACAAAGTTTTACAATTAGCAACATTGAATAAATAATAAATTAAAGCACAACGTTTTTTCTAAAAGTATGCCACTCAATTAAATATAAATGTTGTGTTTAAGTTGATAAAACGAAATTATTGATTGTTAATTGCAAAATGAATTTTGCCAAATAATGGAAATAAAAACGTGTTTTCTAAGAAATGAAAAAGGCCTGATCGGCGAGAGTTTAATTATAAATGCTCAACGTTCAATTAAATATTAAAACATTGAGCATTTAGTCTTAATGATTCAAAAATTATTTTAATAACATAAGTTTTTTAGTTTGAGTAAAACTGCCAGCTTTAATTTGGTAGAAATAAACTCCACTTGCAAGACTGCTTGCGTTAAAGTTTACTTCATACCTGCCTGCAGGTTTTTCTTCGTTCACTAATGTTGAAACTTCTCTTCCAAGAATATCATAGATTTTTAGTGAAACAATTCCTGCTGTTGCAATGCTGTAACTTATTTTTGTACTTGGATTAAACGGGTTTGGATAGTTTTGTGATAAAGAATAAGATATCGGTGCATATGGGGTTTCATCAACGTTAACTATTAAACCGTGTACTCGAATCGTATCGTAAACAGATAACCCCTTTTTTGTATAAAGATAAAGCGTATCTCCACCCCAAGGAATGTTTGAATTTTGCTCACCGATAAAAGTCACACGCCAAGATAGTTTATCCCCAGAAGGATTAGAAAGCACCACTATATCTCCACGAGACAATGTATCCCGTCTTTCGGGTCTCGTTTCGGATAGAGCAAATTGTGTCCTTTCCCAGATCTCTCCCACTTTTTCGAAAATTTTATAATTTAGATGCGGATTTACGGGAGGAGCAATATTACCAAATATTTGACTTAAATAATTTGAAGAATCGTTGAATGTAAATGAAAACACAAATTTATAATCAAACGGATATCTATATCCATTAATAGTTTGATAACTAAATTGATCAATTGAATAATCTAAGTTTTGCATATTTGGGTTGCTCCACCTGCTTCTTGTCTCATCCAAACCAGTAATAATATCTTCCGTATAAAGCGTCATTCCATCAAAAAATATTGATTCGTTATTCGGATAAATCGGTTCGTTTAATACCGTAAATTGATTTGTTGTTTTGTTAAATACAGAAAATGTTTTGGCTGTATTCGGAATGGTATCAGTAAATGATATAATATATTCTTCACCCGTGAATTGTGTTGAATCTATTACTCGAATCTCAACAGGAACTTCTGCATAATGTCTTATCCATTCAAAGTTTTGAACAGGAAGAACTTGTCTCTGTGTTTGCTTTCCAAACTCTAGTGTAATATCAGAATATGAACTATTTCCATCTGTTACTTCAAGTTTAATTTTTAA from Ignavibacteriales bacterium includes these protein-coding regions:
- a CDS encoding RnfABCDGE type electron transport complex subunit B, coding for MDYTLIIAIATMGGLGFIFAGALAFADKKLRVEENPKIAEINDILPNANCGACGNAGCYDFAVKVVNGESKITGCPVGGQDVVDEIARIMGMESSASIKLVARILCNGGNIEAVTKEGVEYLGPQSCSVKTIVAGGDKMCLYGCLGGGDCVDACQFGAIFMNENGLPVVVEELCTGCGQCVEACPRGVIEIHPEDRELFVFCKNHDDPKRAKEVCNVACFGCGICARKSDGGIEMRVFLPEINYDKLDLSKIPIDKCKTGAIKLIHPERAAENAP
- a CDS encoding FAD:protein FMN transferase, whose amino-acid sequence is MRYHHILDPKTGYPSKGLQSVTIISKSNAFADALATAVFVMGKNQGMKLIESLIDTEGMIIDSEGKYFTRLGLKSF
- a CDS encoding FAD:protein FMN transferase, translated to MTKKKAEDAITQAFAEVKRIDELFTTYNEESPVWKINYSTDSIISVDPEIFSLIVLCDSITKISDGCFDVSLDDLTKTWGFDSDNPHLPSQSEIDSALIKSGWQKIKAVGNNQVIKTGIVGLNFGAIAKGYAVDKAMNVLRKSGLKEALVNAGGEISALGNNWVVGIQHPRETNSIIKKLKLNNYTVATSGDYEQYFEKMGFVIITYLILKLVIPQKDCRV
- a CDS encoding NusG domain II-containing protein, coding for MSSIFKSNRKEIVIENERGLVDRISLNKNYKNVFVDGPLGKTGFKIENGIAQVHTSTCRHGICKHTVASGVGNVIACAPNKVLVKVVLV
- a CDS encoding twin-arginine translocation signal domain-containing protein, with translation MISRRNFLKIAGLTSVALGAGYTTGKLNGNSKSVYYAMHGFIPADEQVINNLVSVFKNKVKSNSQPIVISDSKIGEVINRFDLQANKQSFSNNGSIIYRIKRLDKQIDSDVIVSDGNNSIYALDDFTSALENIRRNIKNKKHNISLQRSTMKEI
- the rsxA gene encoding electron transport complex subunit RsxA, giving the protein MELLIIFISAALVNNFVLSYFLGICPFIGVSNKTSSAISMGMATTFVMVLTAIVSWLLYNLILVPYKLEFLQIPSFILVIAALVQFVEMVIKKVSQPLYRALGIFLPLITTNCAILGLALLASMRSYDFLESVIFGFGAGAGFTLALVIMAGIREELDLADVPKPFRGAPITLIVAGILALAFMGFAGMI
- a CDS encoding electron transport complex subunit E — protein: MKKQVTLLREFTKGLWETNPVFKQILGMCPTLAVTVSAINGIAMALATTFVLVFSSLLISLVRKWIPNQVRIASYIVIIATFVTIVDLVMKAQFVELSKALGPFIPLIVVNCIILGRAEAFASKNNPLRSVLDALGNGAGFLISLFVLGSVREIIGSRTIMGFQVLPNGFEPWLIMILPAGAFLTLGLMMGFANMFIERKKNLERESLIAQYKRSGREEITEEVLKEAGV
- a CDS encoding FMN-binding protein is translated as MKVTHIVAALTIIGIIAGGSLSLVNNWAAPKIAANQKAETERAIYLVHLDGKRYEEIKHSGFEVYKVFNQADSSVGYSVVYSGNGFQGKIKLMIGLAEDLNKITSIEVLEQSETPGLGTKILEPPYKDQYKGLTPTPFIKLVKGVEPSNPNEVQSITGATISSRAVVTIVNEGITKLKAVENKGASK
- a CDS encoding RnfABCDGE type electron transport complex subunit D, which translates into the protein METATITETKKTVHFDLTTSPHLHSKWSTSKVMWFVNLALVPCIASALVFFGIYQAVIMITAVIFSVGTEAAIQLIRKKQVTWFDGSAALTGLLLSLTLPPNFSLSATAIGSVVAIGLGKQIFGGLGYNIFNPALVGRAFLQAAFPVQITTWTQPNFAVDAVTSATPLAAFKFDKILTAQTPLMIGNIGGSLGETSAIAVLLGGIFLIAVGIVNWRIPLSMIIGMFLFGGIFWLINPQNPSPLFHIFAGSFLFGAMFMATDWVSSPITNKGMWIFGLGISLVLIVIRIYGGLPEGVMYSILFMNGFVPLINRYTSPRIFGVVKEEKK
- a CDS encoding T9SS type A sorting domain-containing protein, translating into MQNLDYSIDQFSYQTINGYRYPFDYKFVFSFTFNDSSNYLSQIFGNIAPPVNPHLNYKIFEKVGEIWERTQFALSETRPERRDTLSRGDIVVLSNPSGDKLSWRVTFIGEQNSNIPWGGDTLYLYTKKGLSVYDTIRVHGLIVNVDETPYAPISYSLSQNYPNPFNPSTKISYSIATAGIVSLKIYDILGREVSTLVNEEKPAGRYEVNFNASSLASGVYFYQIKAGSFTQTKKLMLLK